In Methanothrix sp., the following proteins share a genomic window:
- a CDS encoding pyruvate ferredoxin oxidoreductase subunit gamma, which translates to MKEIRFHGRGGQGAVTAAEMIAIAAFEDGRFSQAFPAFGVERRGAPVLAFARINDKPIRMRSQVYEPDYVIVQDVTLLDVVNVTGGLKPDGKIIINTDKDASALKLNTEAEVVTIDATRIAIDTLGRPIVNTTMLGAFCGATGEVKLESLERSILTRFSGSLGEKNIKAIRTAYERVAR; encoded by the coding sequence GTGAAGGAGATAAGGTTTCACGGGCGAGGAGGGCAGGGAGCGGTCACCGCTGCGGAGATGATCGCCATCGCAGCCTTCGAGGACGGCAGGTTCTCACAGGCGTTTCCCGCCTTCGGGGTTGAGCGCAGAGGCGCCCCTGTGCTGGCTTTCGCCAGGATCAATGACAAGCCGATACGCATGAGAAGCCAGGTCTACGAGCCAGATTACGTCATCGTGCAGGACGTCACACTGCTCGATGTCGTCAATGTGACAGGTGGATTGAAGCCGGATGGAAAGATAATAATAAATACTGATAAAGACGCCTCTGCGCTCAAACTGAACACAGAGGCTGAGGTGGTGACCATAGACGCGACTCGAATCGCCATTGATACCCTCGGGAGGCCGATAGTCAACACAACAATGCTCGGCGCGTTCTGCGGGGCGACTGGAGAGGTGAAACTGGAGAGCCTGGAGAGGTCGATCCTCACCAGATTCTCAGGCAGCCTGGGTGAGAAGAACATCAAAGCCATAAGAACAGCCTATGAGAGGGTCGCCAGATGA
- a CDS encoding 4Fe-4S binding protein, with protein sequence MKITVAALTEPGSTVVNKTGGWRTFVPVVNHRRCIKCSLCEIYCPEGCIHQIEGLFVPDLDYCKGCGVCAHECPRKAIDMVLEEK encoded by the coding sequence ATGAAGATCACAGTTGCAGCTCTGACAGAGCCAGGCAGCACTGTTGTTAACAAGACCGGGGGATGGAGGACATTCGTCCCGGTTGTGAATCACAGGAGATGCATAAAGTGCAGCCTCTGCGAGATATACTGCCCTGAGGGATGCATACATCAGATCGAGGGACTGTTCGTTCCGGATCTGGACTACTGCAAGGGATGCGGGGTCTGCGCTCATGAATGCCCCAGAAAGGCGATAGATATGGTCCTGGAGGAGAAATGA
- the porA gene encoding pyruvate synthase subunit PorA: MIAKEEMSLKERMARMKVVEGSYAVAHAVKCCAPDVISAYPITPQTHIVEHLSQFVADGELDSEFLTVDSEFSAMSSLVGASAAGARCYSSTTSQGLALMWEVLYNAAGMRLPIVMTVANRALSAPLNIWNDQQDSVGARDSGWIQLYAEDVQEAADAIPQAYKIAEDPEILTPVMVCMDGFILTHVYEPVELMSAEEVERFLPPYRPEHILDPNNPKTFGAFADPSYFTELRYMQWDAHRRALNKIETVAREFAEQFGRWYGGLIDTYHADDAEVMIVTMGSVIGTIKDCIDMMRSEGLKVGLVKIRSYRPFPTEALRKALKDAEVVAVIEKDVTVGNEGALLTDLKAALYNTPARVPVIGFPAGLGGRDITVRDIRRVVDKAIAARDRGIEAEMEFLSLREDLL, from the coding sequence ATGATCGCCAAGGAAGAGATGAGCCTGAAGGAGAGAATGGCCAGGATGAAGGTCGTTGAGGGCTCATATGCAGTTGCACATGCAGTGAAGTGCTGCGCTCCCGATGTCATATCCGCATACCCAATAACACCTCAGACCCACATAGTCGAGCACCTCTCGCAGTTCGTCGCAGACGGCGAGCTGGACTCGGAGTTTCTCACCGTCGATTCCGAGTTCTCGGCGATGTCATCACTCGTCGGGGCGAGCGCCGCTGGAGCGAGATGCTACTCATCGACCACAAGCCAGGGGCTTGCCCTCATGTGGGAGGTGCTTTACAATGCAGCCGGTATGAGGCTGCCGATAGTGATGACCGTGGCGAACAGGGCGCTCAGCGCGCCTCTGAACATATGGAACGACCAGCAGGACAGCGTCGGCGCCCGGGACTCGGGATGGATTCAGCTTTACGCTGAGGATGTGCAGGAGGCGGCTGATGCTATACCCCAGGCGTACAAGATAGCGGAGGATCCTGAGATCCTGACGCCGGTGATGGTCTGCATGGACGGGTTCATACTCACTCACGTCTATGAGCCTGTGGAGCTCATGAGCGCGGAGGAGGTCGAGAGGTTCCTGCCGCCGTACAGGCCAGAGCACATTTTAGACCCGAATAACCCGAAGACCTTCGGAGCGTTCGCGGACCCATCGTACTTCACAGAGCTAAGATACATGCAGTGGGATGCCCACAGGCGTGCCCTCAACAAGATAGAGACCGTAGCCAGGGAGTTTGCGGAGCAGTTCGGCCGGTGGTACGGAGGGCTGATAGACACATACCACGCGGATGATGCTGAGGTGATGATTGTAACTATGGGCTCTGTCATCGGAACCATCAAGGACTGCATAGATATGATGCGCAGCGAGGGGCTGAAGGTGGGTCTTGTGAAGATCAGGAGCTACAGGCCCTTCCCGACCGAGGCTCTGAGAAAGGCGCTGAAGGATGCTGAGGTCGTCGCTGTCATTGAGAAGGATGTCACAGTCGGAAACGAGGGCGCGCTTCTCACAGACCTGAAGGCAGCTCTTTACAACACGCCGGCAAGGGTTCCCGTGATAGGGTTCCCCGCTGGCCTCGGAGGCAGAGATATAACGGTCAGGGACATCCGCAGGGTCGTCGACAAGGCGATCGCAGCGCGTGACAGGGGAATTGAGGCGGAGATGGAGTTCCTAAGTCTGAGAGAGGATCTGCTTTAG